TGGATGTCAAAACCAAGTTTTACAACTCAGACAAGGGTGACTTATTTCTTGAAGTCCAGATTCAAAACACTTTACCTGAAACTGTGTTTATACAACATGTTTCTTTGGAGCTACCTGAAATGTACACCCCAAAACCATTAAATACTCTCAACCTGGACAGAGAAAATGAGTGTACATTTGGAACCAGAACACTTTTGAAAGCAACAGAAGAACGCTGGTACCTGTACCACTTGCAGGTCAAGGAGGAATACTTGAAGAGAGCAAGAACCCTTAGTGGCCTAATGAAAATGGGAATGCTAAACATTGTGTGGAAAGGGGAACTTGGTGAGACAGAAATGCTATACACAGTCCCACTTGAAAGAGAACCTGAAAGTTGTGGAGACCTAAAGCTATATTTGGAGAAAATTCCAAATACTGTAGTCCTAGAAGAACCATTTCAAATGACCTTCAAGATAACAAATTGCTCTGATAAGGAAATGAACCTGATCGTAAAAATGCACAATACAT
This window of the Mus pahari chromosome X, PAHARI_EIJ_v1.1, whole genome shotgun sequence genome carries:
- the LOC110314442 gene encoding trafficking protein particle complex subunit 13-like: MFLRNMCIFSPSQPLDVKTKFYNSDKGDLFLEVQIQNTLPETVFIQHVSLELPEMYTPKPLNTLNLDRENECTFGTRTLLKATEERWYLYHLQVKEEYLKRARTLSGLMKMGMLNIVWKGELGETEMLYTVPLEREPESCGDLKLYLEKIPNTVVLEEPFQMTFKITNCSDKEMNLIVKMHNTFSVHWFGRSGSYLGKLNPGSSISFTLTLMCLQLGLRRISGLRIIDTTLKIKYCYDQLANVCVVPSRDKMEC